From the Vibrio alginolyticus NBRC 15630 = ATCC 17749 genome, one window contains:
- a CDS encoding 5-formyltetrahydrofolate cyclo-ligase produces MSDLSRQDFRKLIREKRNALCSDTQYQAGIDLITQFSQLPEIDQAQHIAIYLSADGELDTKPLIEWLWQQGKSVYLPVIHPFSKGQLLFLQYISDEQLVYNKYGILEPKLDIRHLKPVRQLDLICTPLVGFDSIGHRLGMGGGYYDRTLSRWFITGEGAKPVGIAHDCQHVERLPIESWDIPLPKIVTPSQIWQWESDK; encoded by the coding sequence ATGTCAGACCTCTCTCGACAAGACTTCCGCAAACTGATTCGTGAAAAGCGCAACGCTCTGTGCAGTGATACGCAATACCAAGCGGGAATCGACCTTATTACTCAATTTTCCCAACTTCCTGAAATCGATCAGGCGCAACATATTGCCATCTACCTTTCTGCAGACGGTGAGCTTGATACTAAACCGCTCATTGAATGGTTATGGCAACAGGGAAAATCGGTTTATCTGCCCGTCATCCATCCCTTTTCTAAAGGTCAGTTACTGTTTCTTCAGTATATAAGTGATGAACAGCTCGTCTACAACAAGTACGGCATCTTAGAGCCCAAGCTCGATATCAGACACCTCAAACCCGTTCGCCAGCTTGATTTAATCTGCACGCCTTTAGTTGGGTTCGACAGTATCGGACACCGCTTAGGCATGGGCGGAGGGTACTACGATCGTACTCTATCACGTTGGTTTATAACTGGAGAGGGAGCTAAACCTGTTGGTATCGCTCATGACTGCCAACATGTAGAACGCTTACCAATTGAAAGCTGGGATATTCCATTACCTAAGATCGTGACCCCAAGCCAAATATGGCAATGGGAAAGTGACAAGTAA
- a CDS encoding YecA/YgfB family protein: MSEITLPEYQSIAAELQSASLAVTPAELHGLFVGMLSGGLAINDQTWQPILFDYTNDGMGWPSTALTFAQSIFNVTVNELTGTSMELSLLLPDEPGEEGLFALADSVSDFVNHFISGLGLAGVALNKASDDAKEALADLEEIAKLGIDEDDDLGEQAQLLEQVIEHIKACVLTIHAEFGVRPESSDKKPTIH; this comes from the coding sequence ATGAGTGAAATCACCCTTCCTGAATACCAATCTATTGCTGCTGAACTGCAATCGGCAAGCCTGGCTGTGACACCGGCGGAGTTACATGGCTTATTTGTTGGCATGTTAAGTGGTGGATTGGCGATCAATGATCAAACTTGGCAGCCGATTCTTTTTGACTACACCAATGATGGGATGGGGTGGCCCTCGACAGCACTCACTTTTGCTCAGAGCATATTCAACGTTACTGTTAATGAGCTTACTGGCACATCAATGGAGCTGTCTTTACTATTGCCAGATGAGCCGGGCGAAGAAGGCTTATTCGCATTAGCCGACAGTGTGTCCGACTTTGTAAACCACTTTATTTCTGGGTTAGGTCTAGCAGGCGTTGCGCTTAATAAAGCATCTGATGACGCTAAAGAAGCACTGGCTGACCTAGAAGAGATTGCCAAATTAGGCATCGATGAAGATGACGATCTTGGTGAACAAGCGCAATTGCTAGAGCAAGTGATTGAGCACATCAAAGCTTGCGTACTAACGATTCATGCTGAATTTGGTGTTCG
- the rpiA gene encoding ribose-5-phosphate isomerase RpiA gives MTQDEMKKAAGWAALKYVEKGSIVGVGTGSTVNHFIDALGTIKDDIKGAVSSSVASTERLKELGIEVYECNDVMKLDVYVDGADEINPAREMIKGGGAALTREKIVAAISDKFVCIVDGTKAVDVLGQFPLPVEVIPMARSYVARELVKLGGDPAYREGVVTDNGNVILDVHNMQITNPKEMEDKINGIAGVVTVGLFAHRGADVVITGTPEGAKIEE, from the coding sequence ATGACTCAAGATGAAATGAAAAAAGCGGCTGGTTGGGCAGCACTAAAATATGTTGAGAAAGGCAGCATTGTCGGTGTTGGTACTGGCTCTACCGTGAATCACTTCATCGATGCACTAGGCACTATCAAAGATGATATTAAAGGTGCAGTGTCTAGCTCTGTCGCTTCAACTGAGCGCCTTAAAGAGCTTGGTATTGAAGTATACGAGTGTAACGATGTAATGAAGCTGGATGTGTATGTTGATGGCGCAGATGAGATCAACCCAGCACGTGAAATGATCAAAGGCGGCGGCGCGGCTCTGACTCGTGAGAAAATTGTCGCAGCAATCTCTGATAAGTTCGTATGTATCGTTGACGGCACTAAAGCAGTTGACGTACTTGGCCAGTTCCCATTGCCTGTTGAAGTAATCCCAATGGCACGCTCTTACGTGGCTCGTGAATTGGTAAAACTAGGTGGTGACCCAGCTTACCGTGAAGGCGTTGTGACTGACAACGGCAACGTGATTCTGGATGTGCACAATATGCAAATTACCAACCCGAAAGAAATGGAAGACAAAATAAACGGCATCGCTGGTGTGGTGACTGTGGGTCTTTTCGCTCATCGTGGTGCAGACGTAGTGATCACCGGCACACCAGAAGGTGCAAAAATTGAAGAATAA
- a CDS encoding cell division protein ZapA, which yields MSNQAIDVEILGKLTRVNCPTGQEESLVAAAKDLDRRLKEMSERTKVTNEIQLLTFAALNICYELHTKSYESNGQQQEITERMEKLTASLENALSKVTQGQQ from the coding sequence ATGAGCAATCAAGCGATCGACGTTGAAATATTAGGCAAACTTACACGTGTGAATTGTCCGACAGGACAAGAAGAGTCTCTTGTTGCAGCGGCAAAAGATCTGGATCGCCGATTGAAAGAAATGAGCGAACGTACTAAGGTAACCAATGAAATCCAACTGCTGACCTTTGCTGCATTGAATATTTGCTATGAGTTGCACACCAAGTCATACGAATCCAATGGTCAACAGCAAGAAATTACTGAGCGAATGGAAAAGCTCACCGCGTCTTTAGAGAACGCACTAAGCAAAGTTACGCAAGGACAGCAGTAA